GCAGCTTTCTTTTGCTTAGCCTCCTGGTTGCCCATGTTGACGGCGAGTGTCCAATGGcttcctgcctctcctcctcaggtCATGCCTGGGAGAGCTCCTCCTGCCTTGGGGAGCTTTTAGATACCCAGGAAAGGCAGAGTCCTTTTAGTCTAATCTGTGGATGCACGTCttgtggtggaggaggaggagcagctactgctgctgctgctgctgctgctgctgatagtgttttttcccccagctCTGTTGTGCGCTGATCTTCCTCGTCGTTTTCCGGTGACGAAGGCTGGCACGGCAGTGATGTTGACGCTAATGTAAGAGAGGGATACAGctccccttttcctcctcccctttctctctctgtcttaccctccccctccccctcatcctcctcctcttctccatctGCTGAAAGGAGTGACGCAGGCACTACATGCACAGTGGACAGGGAGGCAGAttgggagggatggagagcgACCGGGATGAGGATACTAAGCCAAGCCTGCCGGAAAAAAGGGTAAGAAGTCCTGAGAGGAATAAAGATGCAGGGACTGGAATAGGGGATTGAAATCTACACCCTCCTGTAGAGCCTCTTACCCAGAGTGCTAATTGTGGGCGAGGCTCCAGTAACCAGACCTCCTATGCAGCGCTCTGTCACTGCAGGATACTGCTTCACTAAAGCATAAAACTGCTTTAACGGACAAAAATACGCATCATTCACGAAGACTACAGCTGAGACATttgtttaaaggaaaagttcccccgaaaatgaaaatgctgtcaTTATCTCACCCCAGTGCCACGATGGAAGTTGAAGTTTCGTGGtccccaaaacatttctgaagcatcacagcaaaacagtgttgcagcattctccttaacaactgaaatAGCTGGATAAACATAAAAgacaactgaaaaaacaaaaaaaaacataagatgtctccatacagctcatctggcgTAATCCAAGCCTCTGGAAGCCCTGACGTCCCAAACTGATTAGAAAATATAATTTCGACCTGGGACACGTGGTCGAGCTCATGCAGCCAAGTCAGACTTGGTGAgagctaatgcttttagcttagctgctACAGTGGACATTTTTTCTTCAACTTCTGGATTACGCTGaacaagctgtatggagacatgtggtgttttttatttttgttccctatccccatctacttcagttgtttaggataATTGTCGAACACTTTTTTGCTgtcaagctccagaaatgttttgtcagcTACAGACATTTTCAATCTACATAGGGGGGAATAgttcatttccatttccatttttaggtgaactgttcctttgcGTGATTATAAACAGTTCctagacttttttttccttggcAGAGGGAGTTTGCTCTGTTGTCACACTCTGTTGTCAGGGAAATGTAGATTTCAGATAGAAACTCCTTTCATCATGAAAATACTTTCAATAACAAAGTTACCAAAAtggatatatatacatatatatacaaacatacatgACATTCTGTTGATATTACTGTATAATActcaataaaaaatgtcattttagtTCAAAAATATAGTTGTGGACAGTTGAAAATCTGTTTTACTAGTTTATTTGAGTCCATGTTAAACATTctcagaaaataaacacactgagtcTGAGGACTCAGAGAAGATTGTATGGATCCAACACACCTCTTCCTTTTCTAAAATATTACTTCTTTTAAGGAGAAATGTCACTTTCTCGATACAACAATGCAGCAATTAGTCATAGAGTATAATACTGTGTAACTGTAACCACAGTCCtaaaacaacacaatttaagtcatttatcaatTTAAGCACCACTTATTTATGTGAACAGTTTAGGTATGTTTAAATACCTGTGTTAAATGTGACAGCTAAGAAGAATGATATATGACCTAAAGATCAAGACTGCCCAACATAAGACTGTGGATCATTTATGTTGCCTGAAAGTGTAAAGACGGAAGTGTgaagacagagctggaggaccGTGGATCATaaactattttttgtttttttgcaacatGGACTCATTTTGTAGCTGCCTCTGCCAAGAACATCAGCTCATCCAGCCTTTTCTTGTTAGTCCGTTGCTGGTAGAACCTCTCCCAAAGACAGAAGATACAATTGTACTTCATTGTTTTGCCTTTACAGCTTCTTTCCTCTACATCATAAATCTGCAGTGTGGTATTTATGACAAAATCTGCAGCCATTAAATAATCAGTTTGACAACTGAATTTGGCAGTTTGATCTTCAAGCCACTTGGTGGCGATATTGCAGCATTATCACAGAGAGTTGCAGCAGCGTCACACAACATGTCAGAACCTTTTTAAAAGAATTCCCAGCAGTCATGGGTAAACATGTTAAAGcatatacatttaattttttattgcTCTTCAACTCATATTTACATGTGAACatcaatgcaaaaaaatatatattttgtacaGAGTTGAGTTGTACACATTAACTAAAGGcaccctgtggagttttcttgtaaacaaacaaaagttatgTCTGAATTCCGTGTTGCttacaaaaacacattgtgtGTATCTTAAATTGTGTTTGTCAGCCACATGTTCGTCCTCATACAACATTATTGTTAACATCCATGTTTACTTGCTAGCAGTCCTCTTCTTTGTTATCTTTGTTGGTGAATTGCTGCATAATGGTCGGTTGGACATAGCGGCACCAACAGTGTTTCAAATGCATGTCATCATGCACATGAATGagataaataaaacagggaCACATTCATCGCAAAACAGCTCTATAGCGCTATTAGAGGTCTAGAACTCCACAGGGAACCTTTAACATTcgtagacacacacatgcaaagtattcacacttttttttttaaaccatgtaTATATTATCTCACAGCAGTACGTAACTCTCAGAAATATTCTCATATTTATGTCAgtggaaaaacagcagaggTGGATCAGAGAGGATGTCCTGTACTGTTGGATGTCATCTGGCAAAACAAGGCACAGTGAGAGTGTAAGACACCGCTAGGGGCTTTATTCTCAGAACAGGAAACCTCAACAAAGATGAGAGGACTTTTATTTCACTTGTGGCGATTTAAACTGCAGATGGATCGTTGAATATAAAAACTTTAACAAACTACTGTACTATACGAAGGATGGATGGGATGTATACATTAAGGGCCGCCTTTTCAAAATAGTCAATTACTGGATAGTCAGAGGGAGAGCACAGTTTGTTCACTGGTATGTGGAAACAAAAGAAAGGCATACAGTTTTTAAAGCAGTCAAGCATTTCtctaacttttgtttttgttttctgttcccacaagctgcaagctgtgtcgcTCTttacactctctatagcttcttcctcttcctcctcctcctcctcttcctcctcctcctctctttcattcaggcccccttctgatggaccacagGCACTTGGGACCATCTACCTCTTctggctcctgctgcctcacacATTGTTGGATCCGGATCATCACActctgggctctgctggatcattgctcatctctgtttcactatctccttatatctttatttctgtaaatttgatttctctgtctattactaattatcttgtgtggcctgccctcttccaggtcactagggtggacaggaggtcgtgtggctcgggcaccacttggcGATGCCTTGtcctgctcagtcgtctcctggagccacacactctcctctgtggctcttcctgaggttcctccatcattttttttttacccagttgaaagagattttttttccattaacatggcaagtttttcctcacttgaatcgagggtctaaggacagaggaggTCGTTTACTGTACatattgtaaagcccattgaggcaaggTGATTGCTAGTTTGGGCTTAagtaaaattgatttgatttgatctctgcaacacaacaaaaaagacgTCTTTCCCATAACATCACTACTGTTGTTTCCTCACATTCTACAACAGTGTTTTAAACTTCAAGTACTGTCCATAACTCAATCATTGCCTCTTTAAGTAAGCAAGTCTTCCTCGTGTTATAACTGACAGAAGAGAGAATTGTCATGGTATGTTTTGTAAATAATCAACAACACTGTACTGAACATGGGCCATAATATGCATGGCATAGCTGTGGCTTTATTCCAACTGTGCACCAAGCATTCACATTATTATCCTATAGTATTTACACGGATGTACTGACAAACAAATGGGATAAGAGTCAGTGCcacacagtgttgtgttttttcaaataCATTGCTGTGAGCAGCTTTAGTCAAATACTACATTATTGAATAATAATCATTCATTACTGATCTCCTGTCTCAACCAAGGTATCGACATACATCCGTATTGTCCTCATTGGATGTTTCTATACTTGAAAATGATCGAGTCTATTTCTAATTGTGTTTATTCTTTTTCAGTGAGTGTCCAAACTACAGCACCAGACCAGAACCTTAATCTAGTGACAACACATTGGTTGCGACAGGTTACTGCATGACAGTTTATTTGTTAGACCTGGCTAAAATTCTTAAAACAAATCTAATGCACCCTATCTGTGGTGAGGGTTGGATAAATATTAGAAACACTcaaaagaacacaaaacaatCCAAGAGAAGCACAAACTATGACCTCCAAAATTACCATAAAGATAAAAAGGACACCTCTCTAATACAATGTTTAATATGTTACATAGGCTTACCCCATAAATTGGATACCGACTATATGTTATAACATTTGGGTTATCAATCAACTTATTAATTAAATAGAGTGAAAACAGGCCATCAAATCTTTCATAAGCATTTAATCTATTTGTATGAAACAAAAAGTTATGCCTAGTAGTTCAGTAACTACTGCCATTATCAGAAGCCAGAAGCTGTGATTATTCTTTACTGGGAACTCTTTATACACTTTGAACTGTATTTTTATAGGTcatttttatcatatttattttcactgaacACAGATATTTAAATACCCTACTTCAAATCTCTCACATAAAACAGGCTCAATGGCATATATAAACTGAGCTCCAAATTCTTCTGGTAATATTAgtattgaaaaacaaacaagaacgGGGTTGCTTTGATTAAGACAAACAATCCCACAAGGCTCTTACATCCTTCAAGTTAATTTTCTTAACTACACCACAGAATAATTATGTAGTTCTATTATTTTAGGCGAAAAtaattcactgtttttatttgtatataaaAAGTCTAACTTTGACTCCAGGCTCATTGCTCCTCGAGGCTGTGCTAATTTGTTACACCCCTCAATTCAAATTATTAGTACGCAAACCATATTTTTGTATTGGTAAAATTTGATGCCAAATTCAATCATAGTGCATTTCAAATGAGCTCATGCTGAAGTCTGTCCAAACCCCCCAGTTGTTCAGTCTACAAAGGGCCTCAAGCGGGCTTTTGCCCTTAACAGAGAATCCGCTTGAGGTGCAGTCTTCATTGCTgaaattacccacaattcattATAGTTCAGATTTATGTTTGCACAAAAATGCTCTGTGCTTTGAAGAGTGCTTTGATGAACAGGGAATTAGCCCCCTAGATTGCGAATTCTtgtcttgtttgtgttgtgattAAACAGTAAATGAATTATGGCCCACTTACAGCCCTCCCACTTTCTGGTTGTCAAGCGGGGGATGTGGCACAGGAGGACAGcggagtttgtgtttttgttgtggttgatttgaaaagacaaacagccAGTGGCAGAGTTGAGCCATAGTTGCACCAGTAAACACATCATCACTATGGCTTTTGCAGTTGCAGTGTTTCCTGGGCTCATAGAGTACAGACAGGCCATGCAATGGAACAGCAGCAGGGAACCCCACCGCAGACACACCCTTGCAGCAAAGAATGGCCCAGGCGGATGACTGACCCCAAAAAGAGTAGCAGAAGCCCAGGAGAGAGGCTGAAGGGATTGGTGTGTTTATCTGAAAAACTACAGTTTAAAAGCCACCAAAAGCAGACTTTATCAGAGCTACTTTGTGAGTTCAAATCAAGCATAGAGAATGCAACCAAcaaagccaaccaatcagatgATGACTTAGGCAGGTTTTGTGAACACTCAGGATGGTGGTTTGCCTATTAGTGATGTGGGGGGGGGTGGAGAGGGACGGAAGGTATTTGAGATGTACTTTGGTCAGGCCTGTCTATCAGTGGCTTAAATTAGCCTTGCAGACTAGTAGTAGACAGTCTGCACATGTAGAGGGTGGATATTTGGATTCAGCGTAACAGACCAGGCTTGAGCACCTCTGCTAGCTTGGCAAAACTTCCTGTAAGGCCagaacttgttttgttttgcaaattcAATTCAGGATCATTTCCCTGAAATTTTAGGTGTGTATGCTGCATTCCAACTCTGAATACAAATCAGGAAATGTATCTTTAAATACAGATCCATCCAATCATTTGTCACTCTACATTGGGTCTTTTTTCTTGAAAGCCACAGCCTTCCGCTGTTGAAATTGAGGCTTGTTCTTCTTTTGATTCCACTGGCACATTAAAATGTCCCTGAAAGTTGTCCGGAAGGTCTTGTTACACAGGGCATAGCACATGGGGTTGACTGTGCTGTTAACATAACACAACCAGTAGCCTAATGCCCATAATGTTTCTGGGATACAGTCCTGACAGAAAGTGTTGACCAACACCATAATGTTGTACGGTAACCACGTCGTAATGAAGGCAAAGAGGATAGCACTTAGGGTccgagctgctttcttttcatttgcctttttttcatttttacgtTTGCTGATCTCTGTCTTGGCCTTAGAGGCAAAGCGTTTGGCCATTGCTGCATCTTTCATGGTGATGGATGCAGGTGATTGGTCGGCTGATTGCGATCCTTTTGGACTTCTGTTAGATGATGATGGTTGTTTCCCCTTATTTTTCTTCACCCCAGACTTCTTACAATCTAGATAGAAATgatagatagaaagatagatagatagatagatagatagatagatagatagatagattattttttataCGTTAGATCATGCAAACAATACCACTTAGTACAGTTATGGCCAACCTGTTGGAGGCCTTGATGGGCTCGCACCATCTGCTTCCTCTTCTGAACCTGACTTGTCCCCACAGGCATCAACTTCATTGTTGTTAAAGCtgtcacagctgctctgttctgCCTCGTCGACTGTAGTTGTTGTGGTGTTCACAGACCTCTTGGATGCATGGCGACCTGGCAACATTGATGAAAAGTGGAAGCAACACACTCCACATCTTCTATTGCTTGCTAGTCCTCCTGGTATATTGgcattgtctttgttttctgtctctgaagCCAGTTGGTTCAgttcagagctgctgcagctttgaGAACTCATTTGGCGTACCATTGCTGACGACTCTTTCTGGCTGTTATTGGCATCTTCTCCACCAGCTCTTGCACTACCACTGGCTTGATTCTGtgcttgatttgatttgttgccTGACCCAGATCCCTTTAGACCTTGTATATCTTTAGCACGCTTCTCTGTCTCCTGATACATCTTCCAAAACAGGAATGCCATAATAGTTACTGGCAAGTAGAATGCAGCAATAGCAGTGCAGAACGTAATGATGGGCTCGGTCAAGAACTGGATGTAGCACTCTTTAGGCTGGACTGTCCGCTCACCTACAATGTACTGCCAAAACAAGATAGCTGGAGCCCAGAGAATGAAAGATATGGACCAGGCTAATCCAATCATGGTCATGGCCCGCTTGGTTGTACGCTTGGCCCGGTAGGTCAAAGGTCTGGTCACAGAGAAATACCTACGaggaacagaaagagagacGAAAACTGTAATGTACAGAATGACAACTGCATTGTTTTCTTGCCATGAACATTCATATTTAATGAAGATTCTACACAATGAACATTAAATGTGCCCTGTTTCCAATGGACATGGCATTATACCATCATGATACCACAGGGAAATAGACAAATATAagcaacaacattaaaaccactgacaggtagAAACGCTGGGTCATGATGAGACTTGATaagcttccccaacactgttGCAGACAAAGTACAACTTCTCATGAGAACAGCACTCCCCAGTGGTACTGCCCCCGTCAAGGCATGGACAAAGTACCTCTGGGGATGTTCTGTGATGTCTGGCACCAGAGTGTTAGCAGTGGAGTTCTGTGGGTTGCAAGGTGGGGCTTCCATGGATCGGACTTCTTCTGGCATGTCCAACAGATGTTCAATCATTTAGGTTTCCCCAGCAGAATATTGCTTTGTAATAAGataattaatgttattaattactAACCTGTCAGAGGTTTCAATGTTGTggcggatgtgtgtgtgtacggccTTTGTGATTTGGATACTCTGAGCCATTCAATGTTAGAACACTGCACATTCATAATAAAATAGCCCTCCTCTTAGCCCTATAGTAAATATCAGCATCCGCAGTTGATCTGTTTATTCTATCGTATAGGTTTTTCATGAAGGTTATGCCAACAATATATGGCAGTGGCTTCAAAGAGATTCTTTTAAGTCAGGTTTATCaacaaagaaatatatatacatcATGTTTGTCTACCTGTCAAAGCTGATGACAAGCAGGTTCATGACTGAGGCATTACTGGCAACGTAGTCTATTGCAAGCCACAAGTCACAGACCACTGGCCCCAGAGCCCACTGGTCCATGATGATGTAGGTGGTATACAGGTTCATTGACAGTGTGCCGATGGTTAGGTCAGCAAATGCAAGGCTCAGCAGGTAGTAGTTGTTCACTGTCTTCAGTGCCTTATTGATCTTGAACGACACCAACACAAGGATGTTGCCAACAACAGTGACAAGAGAAAGTGATCCAGTGAGGAAGACGATTATGATGACCTGAAGATGAAAGGGTAAGAAGAGAAAACCATAGACAGTGGTTAAGTCCATTACAATATGGAATATACTCATATAATTTTTATAATGACTCAAAACCTCAAAAAGTAATCCTAGTTTACTGTTTGCATTCTGAAACTTGTGTTGGGTATCTCTCAAATCATCACTACTAAGCTGAGTAAAAATGGTGTTGTTTTTAGTTCAATACTGGAACACTATAATGCATAAAACGGGTAGCAGACCATTAAAGGCAATAAGACAATTTCTTAACACTTGCTAAAGTCGCTATTGAATGCTAGCATCTACAggcatttgtatttatttcttaaaaTATCCACTGTTGGGCTGacacacatttcaaaaacattttaaagtctTGGAATAGCTGTGGGCATTTCAGAGGGCAAGCACCACAACTTCAGAAGCCATGATTTAAAGGCATAATAGGTCAAATATGGCAATATTTTGAAGGTAGCTCCAAAGATAAATGCAGTGGCAAatcaccaaagtgaccaataaCTGCTGCTCTAGCTATCATCGGCTGTAGCTATCtaccattagctaattagcttgtGGCTGAGTTAGCTGTGGAGCTAGTCATGCTAGAGTTTGCCTGAACTGAGACCTCAGATCGCAGGGAGAGTCACAACAGATACAGTATGGAagtgatttacagcggctctgaTCAGGATCTCTAAACCAAAATTATGGGGGACTATCAGACTATCACCTCTTGGGATTCAAAGTGGTATTACAAGACTTGGCTAGCTGTTTAGCAGCTGGTAAGTATACTTAAGAAGACATCTCTGTGACACAgtataaagacatttttgacataatgtcaactttttaactttaacttttgtTTCTCATATTCTGATAATAATGTCataaactaaaattctggccatattgtACAAATTGCCCCTTTACATCATGCTTAACTTGCACTGAATGATATATCAGTGCCCTGGACAATAAGTAACATCATGCTgcacttttatatttaaaaactaacCTTTTTAGGTTTAGATGAATATAACATTTAATGATTTTACAAGAACATGTCAAGAAGAATTCAAGTAGTTTGAAATTAAGTGCCGTTAAAGCAACTATAGGTGGCCTAAAACAGTCCTTTCTGGATTATTttccatttattatttatataaatagTGAATTCACACTCAAACAGATGCAGGTGATACTCATCTCTTAATCAGTCAGTTGCAAGTCTACAGTCAGCTTCTCTTGAGTTTATTTTagtgggtggatggatggatagaagGAATTCAACCTCTTAGGGAAGTACTTAAAAATAATTAAgtcattaattaatttagaCGAGTCTTAGACAAAAAGCCTCTGAGCTTTCCATAGATGCAAAATGATTTTGGAACACCAAAAATAAGCAACTGGTTCAAATGAGCCATAAATTCCCCGGAGCTTTGGAGCAGCCATGTGAAGAGTGTAGCTGAATGTTTGTTTAGTCGCTACTGAAGCCATGGAATTTACACAGTTAAGCTATAAAACTACCCTGCCAGCTCTGTACAGGAGGGATTTCAACCTGCAGCGTACATGTCTAATATCTGCAAATTAAGTTGGCAAAACTGTAGCAGTTAGCTATATGATCTATCAATTACAAACATTTCTACATCTCTAAAACTCCCCCATTATGGCATATGCCATACCTGCCAGATAGTATGTCCTCCTAATGGGTCAAAGTCCTCTGCTGGCAGCATTAATGTCCTGTTAGCTGACGAATCAGTGAAGTTTCCTCCATGCCTTGAGCCATGACTTGTATTAAGCTGCTTCCATCCACCAGCGCTGTCAGATAATATGGCCAACTCCTGGTACGAGCCACCTGAAGATGTGGAGaaccaagtatttttttaatgcagcaaTTGAGGGCACTACATCAAGTTAAGTCAAgacaaattatattttatatatatattattatgcAGTGCGAAATCACAATAGAAGTAACCTCATGATAGTTTTGATAAAAAGCAGGTCTAGACCACAACAATACTTACCAACACCATAATACCATACCAATACAATAATTTCCTAAAACTCCCAACATCCCCCCAAGGATGTTGCTGTAAAGCCCCTTACACTTAATCTATCTTTTAATCAACTAATCATGACAGTTTAGGTAACCCTTCTAAAAGACTATATACATTTCTATCAGAGATTTGGAGAGTTGACAATGCTTGTCCCTGTGTCATTTATCTATTCTTACcatatttgcttttatttttaccaTGGCTTCCtgatttattgtaaataatTGATCGTAATTTTAAGTGTTCAATTcaaatttgttttattgtcacaacagcaatattgccaaagcatcAAGAAGcaataacacaacataaaagCATTCATAAAATCTAACAATAAAAGAGTGGCACAGTCACGTTATAAGCTACTTGTATCAAATATTTGTTTGATACAGCAAATTATCTGGTATAAcctattttttcctctttgctcCCCGCGACATATCCTTTTATTAAATACTTTTACAAAGATAATTCAAAATTTTCGCACAACTTCACAATTCTTTCATTACTTAGTTGTTACAATGATACAAAGTTCTGTAGACAGTACCTAAGATGGCAGGCTTGGCTATGATAGTGGTATCATCACCAGGAGAACTGTTGCTGAGGAAGTGAATTAAATCCGAGCTGGAGGTCAGGTTCATGATGACCAACGGACAGCTgcaagaaaagaagaggaaattgattttcagatgcaaaaaaaacatttaaaaggtgTCATTTGTAGGTAAGGTCAAGGCAGCTCTAAAACTATAGGAGGCAGCATAAACAgttactgctgctcactgtattCTTTAATGTAGCCATCTTTGGCTGAAGGGACTAGTTAGTAAGTAACGGCAAACTGATGAGGCGGAGTATGTTACATCTTACTCTCTCaactgaggatttatttcagaacaaaccagaggtgattgaGGAGAGAAAGCAAGTTTTTCCTAgtttgataaaagaaaaaaaaaatcaatgttgtCGTACAAATACGATTCCATGACActttcaaacaggtaagacaaATAcagatagaaaagaaaaaacaaaaagtagtcACTTCTTATAATACAAGTTATGGTTAACATGGGCAACAAAAGGAAGCAGGCAACTCTGGCAACTGGTAGTTACAGAGAACTGCTGGTACAGAAGTGAAAGAGTAAAATGTAGAAGTTCCGGTACTGTTTACTGGCCAGTACTGGTCTGGCCCAGTTAAAGAATTGGTTGAACTGGTCTTGTGCCAATTCATAACAAAGGGTCGTGAGATGGAAATAGCAGAGTAATGAACAGTGGGAATGTTATAAGTTATTAAGATACtgtaataaaataattgaatttACAAGCTTACTGTATACT
Above is a genomic segment from Sparus aurata chromosome 20, fSpaAur1.1, whole genome shotgun sequence containing:
- the LOC115570809 gene encoding muscarinic acetylcholine receptor M1-like isoform X1, which codes for MDHAGTMQEICPLVIMNLTSSSDLIHFLSNSSPGDDTTIIAKPAILGGSYQELAILSDSAGGWKQLNTSHGSRHGGNFTDSSANRTLMLPAEDFDPLGGHTIWQVIIIVFLTGSLSLVTVVGNILVLVSFKINKALKTVNNYYLLSLAFADLTIGTLSMNLYTTYIIMDQWALGPVVCDLWLAIDYVASNASVMNLLVISFDRYFSVTRPLTYRAKRTTKRAMTMIGLAWSISFILWAPAILFWQYIVGERTVQPKECYIQFLTEPIITFCTAIAAFYLPVTIMAFLFWKMYQETEKRAKDIQGLKGSGSGNKSNQAQNQASGSARAGGEDANNSQKESSAMVRQMSSQSCSSSELNQLASETENKDNANIPGGLASNRRCGVCCFHFSSMLPGRHASKRSVNTTTTTVDEAEQSSCDSFNNNEVDACGDKSGSEEEADGASPSRPPTDCKKSGVKKNKGKQPSSSNRSPKGSQSADQSPASITMKDAAMAKRFASKAKTEISKRKNEKKANEKKAARTLSAILFAFITTWLPYNIMVLVNTFCQDCIPETLWALGYWLCYVNSTVNPMCYALCNKTFRTTFRDILMCQWNQKKNKPQFQQRKAVAFKKKDPM
- the LOC115570809 gene encoding muscarinic acetylcholine receptor M1-like isoform X3; protein product: MDHAGTMQEICPLVIMNLTSSSDLIHFLSNSSPGDDTTIIAKPAILGGSYQELAILSDSAGGWKQLNTSHGSRHGGNFTDSSANRTLMLPAEDFDPLGGHTIWQVIIIVFLTGSLSLVTVVGNILVLVSFKINKALKTVNNYYLLSLAFADLTIGTLSMNLYTTYIIMDQWALGPVVCDLWLAIDYVASNASVMNLLVISFDRYFSVTRPLTYRAKRTTKRAMTMIGLAWSISFILWAPAILFWQYIVGERTVQPKECYIQFLTEPIITFCTAIAAFYLPVTIMAFLFWKMYQETEKRAKDIQGLKGSGSGNKSNQAQNQASGSARAGGEDANNSQKESSAMVRQMSSQSCSSSELNQLASETENKDNANIPGGLASNRRCGVCCFHFSSMLPGRHASKRSVNTTTTTVDEAEQSSCDSFNNNEVDACGDKSGSEEEADDCKKSGVKKNKGKQPSSSNRSPKGSQSADQSPASITMKDAAMAKRFASKAKTEISKRKNEKKANEKKAARTLSAILFAFITTWLPYNIMVLVNTFCQDCIPETLWALGYWLCYVNSTVNPMCYALCNKTFRTTFRDILMCQWNQKKNKPQFQQRKAVAFKKKDPM
- the LOC115570809 gene encoding muscarinic acetylcholine receptor M1-like isoform X2; this encodes MLEQCKKCSCPLVIMNLTSSSDLIHFLSNSSPGDDTTIIAKPAILGGSYQELAILSDSAGGWKQLNTSHGSRHGGNFTDSSANRTLMLPAEDFDPLGGHTIWQVIIIVFLTGSLSLVTVVGNILVLVSFKINKALKTVNNYYLLSLAFADLTIGTLSMNLYTTYIIMDQWALGPVVCDLWLAIDYVASNASVMNLLVISFDRYFSVTRPLTYRAKRTTKRAMTMIGLAWSISFILWAPAILFWQYIVGERTVQPKECYIQFLTEPIITFCTAIAAFYLPVTIMAFLFWKMYQETEKRAKDIQGLKGSGSGNKSNQAQNQASGSARAGGEDANNSQKESSAMVRQMSSQSCSSSELNQLASETENKDNANIPGGLASNRRCGVCCFHFSSMLPGRHASKRSVNTTTTTVDEAEQSSCDSFNNNEVDACGDKSGSEEEADGASPSRPPTDCKKSGVKKNKGKQPSSSNRSPKGSQSADQSPASITMKDAAMAKRFASKAKTEISKRKNEKKANEKKAARTLSAILFAFITTWLPYNIMVLVNTFCQDCIPETLWALGYWLCYVNSTVNPMCYALCNKTFRTTFRDILMCQWNQKKNKPQFQQRKAVAFKKKDPM